A stretch of Episyrphus balteatus chromosome 2, idEpiBalt1.1, whole genome shotgun sequence DNA encodes these proteins:
- the LOC129909976 gene encoding protein spaetzle 5 produces MHLHINQKIMSSINLSSLTSFLLGKVFVILVYLSSVLSNPPPSCGLYGSPPCQFLPAPPGQTPSCARPGKTYCEHVDNYPTYLIKHLVHKWGYEAKSIIVDETWDEFDSLKLPISDVHNFYDPALIFNTNTPTQHPYGPNNNNNNNNFNGYQYNGPNQSKPTNPGYPSSPSLTVGPAANNGYPAANNNYPGANNGYPQANNGYPEPIYIPKPQNTETAKFLIYTSSGQQQANNKNKYTNVLPPEQNLKVTNYSPVAWLKRYVRDLGCRAKKAVQDLTTSKNVTTTSHVSKRDVSMNLDLYDMVGVSKENRRHRVKRQSEGRSQLCQTSSQFVMPQAALNSKGNWMFVVNEQNTARQLVKAELCQSTVCTNLCQLPNGYTSRCEQKYVQKRLIALQGNGQNLYTDSFWFPSCCVCTIASS; encoded by the exons ATGCATTTGCATATTAACCAAAAAATCATGTCGAGTATTAATTTATCATCTTTAACAAGTTTCTTGTTGGGGAAAGTTTTTGTG ATATTAGTATATTTATCAAGTGTTTTATCAAATCCACCACCATCATGTGGATTATATGGATCACCACCATGTCAATTTTTACCAGCACCACCTGGACAAACACCATCCTGTGCAAGACCGGGAAAGACTTACTGTGAACATGTGGACAACTATCCAAC ATATCTTATCAAGCATCTTGTACATAAATGGGGCTATGAAGCTAAAAGTATTATCGTCGACGAGACATGGGACGAATTCGATTCGCTAAAACTGCCCATATCGGACGTTCACAATTTCTATGATCCAGCGttaatttttaacacaaataCCCCGACACAGCATCCTTATGGAcctaacaacaacaataacaacaataattttaatGGCTATCAATATAATGGCCCAAATCAAAGTAAACCCACGAATCCTGGGTATCCATCGTCGCCATCATTGACGGTGGGTCCGGCAGCCAATAATGGCTATCCAGCAGCCAATAATAACTATCCAGGAGCAAACAACGGATATCCACAAGCAAATAATGGTTATCCTGAACCGATTTATATACCAAAGCCTCAAAATACAGAAACAGCTAA ATTTCTAATTTACACTTCATCAGGCCAACAACAagcaaataacaaaaacaaatacacaaaTGTCCTTCCacctgaacaaaatttaaaagtaaCGAATTATTCACCAGTTGCTTGGCTCAAAAGATATGTTCGAGATCTTGGCTGTCGAGCGAAAAAAGCTGTACAAGACTTAACTACATCAAAGAATGTGACTACTACTTCTCATGTTTCAAAAAGGGATGTGTCAATGAATTTAGATCTTTATGACATGGTTGGTGTTAGCAAAGAAAATCGCCGCCATAGGGTGAAACGGCAAAGCGAAGGAAGATCACAGCTCTGTCAGACTTCAAGTCAATTTGTTATGCCTCAAGCGGCTCTGAATAGCAAAg gaaattgGATGTTTGTCGttaatgaacaaaatactgcGAGGCAGCTGGTAAAAGCCGAACTGTGTCA atcaaCAGTTTGTACCAATCTCTGTCAGCTGCCCAATGGATACACATCAAGATGTGAACAGAAATATGTCCAGAAACGACTTATAGCTCTTCAAGGAAATGGACAAAATCTCTACACAGATAGTTTTTGGTTTCCTAGCTGTTGCGTTTGCACTATAGCATCAAGTTAG